Proteins encoded within one genomic window of Corvus moneduloides isolate bCorMon1 chromosome 20, bCorMon1.pri, whole genome shotgun sequence:
- the SCARF1 gene encoding scavenger receptor class F member 1, with product MGSARPILCLQLWLWVQSSAQELDPEGSNVCRFPAGPACCPGWKQDGRQCTVAVCEGEDACREGEVCLKPGLCRCKPGFFGADCSSRCPEQYWGHDCKQSCPCHPNGRCDPVSGHCTCDPNHWGGLCQFSCQCGPHGRCDPLTGACHCEPGWWAPSCRKQCQCNPSTSHCDPLSGLCRCLPGWWGRRCSFKCSCNISPCAQETGKCECLAGFWGPACQRRCDCGRGSCSPLTGHCTCEPGYQGRSCRDPCPAGKYGSQCVHSCGSCKRSQPCSPVDGFCLACQPGWNGTLCKDPCAPGFHGEGCLQACPRCQHGEPCDPQTGSCLRCDPGWTGPSCNSSCPVGTFGDGCQFLCPECVSGSCDPMTGVCICQAGYWGDSCNDTCPEGYFGVNCSSPCQCSWGTCDPVQGDCVLSLKDHRALAAAILVPLLLLLLCVACCCCGAGPADARDRAAVPDDDVLARMKHRVQGVLANLSALMPCFNLGGSKLPKVTVSHHDAEIPFNPSFIEPPSSAWVSDSSFSSFDTDNEGPEYSVPPREGIPLLGGAELQDGASPPGEALPDPSAFDSEDVSQPFAIPRTSSIAKAKRPSVSFAEGTKFGAAETPSPSRKPKAPWGPSRLTPPPGDVAAEPPSERPASDCYENPEPLSKGDESHRPSPRATPGGRRRVVSSTRHVAQRVEALEAAAKSGSWEAKGKEPNVTTIYMMVGTAGQDPKAEGTGEGPVQAVLKRLGSLQKGKWAAKEEPKVRRSMEAIQKPPRRALAQRRDSENGSKQRESVPGAPAESAPGKHQHPAAKRLSLLLASLSSKNTGAQDGASEAVGATEKGKSPELVGSLERKGEAAAEEEPKYENVASSGADSPSGPGKELPATPPAT from the exons ATGGGGAGCGCCCGGCCcatcctctgcctccagctgtggctgtgggtgcagagctctgcccaggagcTCGACCCTGAGGGCAGCAATGTCTGCAG GTTCCCGGCCGGCCCGGCGTGCTGTCCCGGCTGGAAGCAGGACGGGAGGCAGTGCACGGTCG CCGTGTGCGAGGGGGAGGACGCCTGCAGGGAGGGCGAGGTGTGCCTGAAACCCGGGCTCTGCCGCTGCAAACCCGGCTTCTTCGGAGCAGACTGCAGTTCCC GCTGCCCCGAGCAGTACTGGGGCCACGACTGCAAGCAGAGCTGCCCGTGCCACCCCAACGGGCGCTGCGACCCCGTGAGCGGCCACTGCACCTGCGACCCCAACCACTGGGGAGGGCTCTGCCAGTTCTCCTGCCAGTGCGGCCCCCACGGCCGCTGCGACCCCCTGACCGGCGCCTGCCACTGCGAGCCGGGCTGGTGGGCACCCAGCTGCAGGAAGCAATGCCAGTGCAACCCCTCCACGTCCCACTGCGACCCCCTGAGCGGGCTGTGCCGCTGCCTGCCGGGCtggtggggcaggaggtgcagcTTCAAGTGCTCCTGCAACATCTCGCCCTGCGCGCAGGAGACGGGCAAGTGCGAGTGCCTGGCTGGCTTCTGGGGACCGGCGTGCCAGCGGCGCTGCGACTGCGGGCGCGGCTCCTGCAGTCCCCTCACCGGCCACTGCACCTGCGAGCCCGGCTaccagggcaggagctgccggGACCCTTGTCCGGCAGGGAAATACGGATCTCAGTGCGTGCACAG ctgtgggagctgcaagcgcagccagccctgctcacccgTGGATGGCTTCTGCCTGGCCTGCCAGCCCGGCTGGAACGGGACCCTCTGCAAGgatccctgtgctcctggatTCCATGGGGAGGGCTGCCTCCAGGCGTGTCCCCGCTGCCAGCACGGGGAGCCCTGTGACCCCCAGACTGGGTCCTGCCTGCGCTGTGATCCTGGCTGGACAGGACCCAG CTGCAACAGCTCCTGCCCCGTGGGCACCTTTGGTGATGGCTGCCAGTTCCTCTGCCCCGAGTGTGTTTCAGGGAGCTGTGACCCTATGACAGGAGTTTGCATCTGCCAGGCAGGCTACTGGGGAGACAG ctGCAATGACACCTGTCCTGAGGGGTATTTTGGAGTGAATTGTTCCTCGCCCTGCCAGTGCTCCTGGGGGACCTGCGACCCTGTGCAGGGGGACTGTGTGCTGA GTCTAAAGGACCACAGAGCCCTTGCAGCTGCCATCCTcgtccctctcctgctgctgctgctctgtgtcgcctgctgctgctgtggagctggcCCAGCAGATGCCAGAGACAg ggcgGCTGTGCCGGACGATGATGTGCTGGCCAGGATGAAGCACCGTGTGCAGGGGGTGCTGGCGAACCTCAGTGCCCTGATGCCCTGCTTTAACCTGGGCGGCTCGAAACTTCCCAAAGTCACGG TTTCCCATCACGACGCAGAAATCCCCTTCAACCCCAGCTTCATCGAGCCACCATCGTCTGCGTGGGTTTCAgacagctccttctcctccttcgACACTGACAACGAGGGACCTGAGTATTCCGTCCCTCCCAGAGAAG GCATCCCGCTGCTGGGCGGGGCTGAGTTGCAGGATGGAGCATCCCCCCCAGGCGAGGCGCTCCCGGACCCGTCTGCCTTCGACTCCGAGGATGTCTCGCAGCCCTTCGCCATCCCCCGCACCTCCAGCATCGCCAAGGCCAAGCGACCCTCTGTGTCCTTCGCCGAGGGGACAAAATTCGGGGCGGCCgagacccccagccccagccggAAGCCCAAAGCCCCGTGGGGCCCGTCCAGGCTGACCCCACCGCCGGGGGATGTGGCGGCCGAGCCCCCCAGCGAGCGCCCGGCCAGCGATTGCTATGAGAACCCCGAGCCCCTCAGCAAGGGGGACGAAAGCCACCGGCCATCGCCTCGGGCCACCCCGGGGGGACGCCGCAGGGTAGTGTCCAGCACCAGGCACGTGGCCCAGAGAGTGGAGGCGCTGGAAGCAGCTGCGAAATCCGGCAGCTGGGAGGCCAAGGGGAAGGAGCCCAACGTCACCACGATCTACATGATGGTGGGAACGGCCGGGCAGGACCCCAAGGCGGAGGGGACTGGCGAGGGACCGgtccaggctgtgctgaagcGTCTGGGCAGCTTGCAGAAGGGCAAGTGGGCTGCGAAGGAGGAGCCCAAGGTGAGGAGGAGCATGGAGGCCATCCAGAAACCTCCTCGCCGGGCTCTGGCACAGCGCAGGGACTCGGAGAACGGCTCCAAGCAGAGGGAGAGTGTCCCGGGGGCTCCTGCCGAGTCAGCCCCTGGCAAGCACCAGCATCCGGCTGCAAAGAGACTGTCCCTCCTCCTTGCATCTCTCTCATCAAAAAACACGGGTGCCCAGGACGGGGCCAGCGAAGCCGTAGGTGCCACAGAGAAGGGCAAAAGCCCTGAGTTAGTTGGCAGCCTCGAAAGGAAGGGAGAGGCTGCCGCGGAGGAAGAGCCGAAATACGAGAATGTGGCCAGCAGCGGTGCTGATTCGCCCTCCGGCCCCGGCAAAGAGCTGCCGGCCACCCCTCCGGCCACCTGA
- the RILP gene encoding rab-interacting lysosomal protein, with amino-acid sequence MAEPLWRTPPGRLAPPHIYRMAGALGAELRRLSARFGPEAVAGLVPPVVRLLELLEALVAPPGAEGEAPAAPAGPQEAEDPEQRLWEAERRERALHGRLACLEEQNRQLLGQLAENQSQEDSTARKEREVMLRLKEVVDRQRDELRAQAHEIVCKSRDTEALQEQLHRFMAMNEELRHKVAVVQAQLKSALEQKSDLEAAMLQSQREMSRRNRTALESRRPEPGVEGALSPSEEPQHQDGDRSPAHCCFSKEELQQILQERNELKTNLFLVQEELAYYQRELLNEERIPSFFLDAMKSNIKKQRKKIRAKMLGTAEESASSDEEEGSWLPGHGTDCVDAQPPESKIRSFFGLWYQGSSKDPSTSSCSGTWEIIDSLDTQLEPERESKAGSSSPDRAMAPL; translated from the exons ATGGCGGAGCCGCTGTGGCGAACGCCGCCGGGCCGCCTGGCCCCGCCGCACATTTATCGCATGGCGGGGGCCCTGGGCGCCGAGCTGCGCCGCCTCTCCGCCCGCTTCGGGCCCGAGGCCGTGGCCGGGCTGGTGCCGCCCGTGGTgcggctgctggagctgctggaggcgCTGGTGGCCCCGCCGGGCGCTGAGGGGGAGGCGCCGGCAGCGCCGGCCGGGCCGCAGGAGGCGGAG GACCCggagcagaggctgtgggaggCCGAGCGCCGGGAGCGAGCCCTGCACGGCCGCCTGGCCTGCCTGGAGGAGCAGAACCgccagctcctggggcagcttGCAGAGAACCAGTCCCAGGAAG ACAGCACGGCACGGAAGGAGCGGGAGGTGATGCTGCGGCTGAAGGAGGTGGTGGACAGGCAGAGGGATGAACTTCGTGCCCAGGCCCACGAGATCGTCTGCAAGAGCCGGGACACAGAGGCG ctgcaggaacagctccatCGCTTCATGGCCATGAACGAGGAGCTGCGGCACAAGGTGGCCGTGGTGCAGGCCCAGCTCAAGAGTGCTCTGGAGCAGAAGTCAGACCTGGAGGCTGCGATGCTGCAAAGCCAGAGGGAAATGAGCAGGAGGAACAGGACAGCCCTGGAGAGCCGGCGCCCAGAGCCTGGTGTG GAGGGAGCCCTGTCACCCTCAGAGGAGCCGCAGCaccaggatggggacaggagccctgctcactgctgcttctccaaGGAAGAACTGCAGCAGATCCTGCAAGAGCGGAACGAGCTGAAGACCAACCTGTTCTTGGTGCAGGAGGAACTGGCCTATTACCAGAG ggagctgctgaatGAGGAGAGAATTCCCAGCTTCTTCTTGGACGCAATGAAGTCAAATAtcaaaaaacagaggaaaaaaatcagagccaAAATGCTGGGAACGGCAGAGGAGTCGGCGAGCAG CGATGAAGAGGAGGGCTCCTGGCTCCCTGGTCATGGCACAGACTGTGTGGATGCTCAGCCTCCAGAATCCAAAATTAGGAGCTT tTTTGGGCTGTGGTATcaaggcagcagcaaagacCCATCCACATCCAGCTGCTCCGGAACCTGGGAAATCATCGACTCGCTGGACACGCAGCTGGAGCCAGAGCGAGAGAGCAAGGCAGGGTCCAGCTCCCCTGACAGAGCCATGGCACCCCTCTGA